The following are encoded together in the Cyanobacterium aponinum PCC 10605 genome:
- a CDS encoding DUF7219 family protein translates to MKKNNNGNYINLSSQDFKDYHYPSPEKFNSPSLHRDLQSFSQQVSYLSALHTNGKISTSVAYFKLDHLWQSLNSVNN, encoded by the coding sequence ATGAAAAAGAACAACAACGGAAATTACATTAATTTATCCTCTCAAGATTTCAAAGACTATCATTATCCATCCCCAGAAAAATTTAATTCTCCTTCTCTCCATCGAGATTTACAAAGTTTTTCTCAACAGGTTAGTTATTTATCTGCACTACATACCAACGGTAAGATTTCCACTTCTGTAGCATACTTTAAGTTAGATCATTTATGGCAAAGTTTGAATTCTGTGAATAATTAA
- a CDS encoding NAD(P)H dehydrogenase subunit NdhS — translation MIILPGTTVTVTNPDDIYYRYQGLVQRVTDGKAAVLFEGGNWDKLITFNLSELEIFDPKAKK, via the coding sequence ATGATTATATTACCCGGCACTACTGTTACTGTTACCAATCCCGATGATATTTATTATCGTTATCAAGGATTAGTCCAAAGAGTTACTGATGGTAAAGCGGCGGTTTTATTCGAGGGCGGTAATTGGGATAAGTTAATTACTTTCAATCTATCTGAATTGGAGATTTTTGATCCTAAAGCCAAAAAATAA